The genomic stretch ATCTCGACGCGGAGATCGTCCACCTGCAGCGCGTACAGCGCCGCCATCAGATGCTCCACCGTGCTGACCGCGACGCCGTCCTTCTGCAGGACCGTGGCGTAGAAACTCGGACCCGTGTGATCGAGGGTCGCAGGGATCTCGACCTCCGGGTGATCGGTGCGCAAGAAGAGGATGCCCGCTCCCGCCTCGGCGGGAAGGAGCCTCATTCGGACCTTGGCGCCGGAGTGCAGACCGACCCCGCGCACCTCGGCTTCCCTGGCGAGCGTCTGGCGGTTGTGCACCGGCCCCGTCCTCCGGCCGTCGGAATCCCGCGGGCACTATAACGTGAGCGCCGCCCGGCCGTCGACGGCCCGGCACGGTCCCGCCCTCTCCGCCCCGGGTTTCAGGCGGAACGGCCGGGCACCGTGGACGTATTGCATCTTTCGTTGACCGATGGCGAGGGCTGGTGGTAAATAGGAGGGGGAAGGCGCAGCGACGAGCCGTGGGGGCGCTGGCGGGCGGTCCCTGCGGACCCGGACCGGCGCCGACCGTCGCACCCGAGGGGTTCTCCAGCGATCGGTGGTCGAGTGGCCGCGAGCCCGGCAACCTCCGGCAAAGGTGGTGGAGTGAGCCCGAGCGAGGAACGAAAGGACCTGCCGCCGGGCACGAGGGTGCGACGAGGCAGCGCGCGTCGGCCCTTGAAGATCGATGGCCGCGAGCCTCGGAGCCTGTCGCCGAAGGAGTCCGACCATGCCGCCCATGCGGTCCTCTTCCTCGAGGAGGGTGTAGGCCGCTTCGGCGAGGGCGACCTGAAGGGGGCCATCGCGTCTTGGGAGAAGGCCCTCGAGTCGGATCCGGGCCTGGCCGAGGCGTGGAGCAACATCGGCAAGGCCAGCGAGATCGAGGGGCGCTACTTCGACGCCGCGCGATCGTTCCGGCGCGCCATCGAGATCCGGCGGGACCAGCACGAGGCGTGGTTCCACCTCGGCAATTCGGAGGACAGTTGCGGGCACTTCGGGGAGGCGGTGACCGCCTACCGGGAAGCGGTCCGGCTCGAGCCGGGCCTGTACGAGGCCTGGAACAACATGGGAAACGCCTACGTCCACCTCGGTCGTCTCGACGAGGCGGTGGAGTGCTATCGGCACGCGTTGTCGCGCCGACCCGGCTCGTACGAGTGCTGGGCGAACTTGGGGAACGCCCTGGTGGATCTCGCGGATCTCGATTCGGCGATCGAGGCGTACCAGCGGGCGATCGAGATCCGGCCCGACGGGCACCAGGTCTGGTACAACCTCGCGTTCGCCCAGGCCTCGAGCGGCCGTCTCGTGGAGGCCGCGGAGGGATACCGCCGAGCGGCCGGCCTGCTCCCCGACGACTACGAGGTCTGGTACAACCTCGGGAACACCTGTCTCGAGATGGGCCGTTTCGACGAAGCGGTCGAGGCGTTCCGATCGGCGCTCAGGGGCGGCGACGGGGACCACGAGGTCTGGAACAATCTGGGCAACGCGCTCGCGCAGCAGGGATGCCTCGTCGAGGCGACG from Terriglobia bacterium encodes the following:
- a CDS encoding UDP-3-O-acyl-N-acetylglucosamine deacetylase, with amino-acid sequence MHNRQTLAREAEVRGVGLHSGAKVRMRLLPAEAGAGILFLRTDHPEVEIPATLDHTGPSFYATVLQKDGVAVSTVEHLMAALYALQVDDLRVE
- a CDS encoding tetratricopeptide repeat protein — encoded protein: MKIDGREPRSLSPKESDHAAHAVLFLEEGVGRFGEGDLKGAIASWEKALESDPGLAEAWSNIGKASEIEGRYFDAARSFRRAIEIRRDQHEAWFHLGNSEDSCGHFGEAVTAYREAVRLEPGLYEAWNNMGNAYVHLGRLDEAVECYRHALSRRPGSYECWANLGNALVDLADLDSAIEAYQRAIEIRPDGHQVWYNLAFAQASSGRLVEAAEGYRRAAGLLPDDYEVWYNLGNTCLEMGRFDEAVEAFRSALRGGDGDHEVWNNLGNALAQQGCLVEATECFEHALRIKPSYDLSWNNLGNVLEERGELARATNAYDRAVSLAPYQATYHLNLASVLARRGETDRARESLARALGLAPELRQLLPGFAEFVPMLGHPDLQL